The Ursus arctos isolate Adak ecotype North America unplaced genomic scaffold, UrsArc2.0 scaffold_18, whole genome shotgun sequence genomic sequence tttcaaataaataaataaaatcttaaaaaaaaaaaaaaaaaaaagaagcccagaTAGGAATAGAGAAGCACACAGCCCTATTAAACAAAGAGGGACTCAACTTCACTGATTAGGGCTGAAGAGAATCCTCTTGGATGTTTGGGAAGGGATGGGGGTTCTGAAGGGATCCCAGAGCTGGAACTATGCTATAGGGTAGGTTTTAGTAGAATTTGAGTTTGCCTGTGTTACAGGTCTCCCTCCTGGGACCCTTCCAAAGAAGGACTTGGGAGTTCACATTCAGAAGGCCGCAGGGAAAGTAGAGGCAGTCCCAGGTAGAGCTAGGAAAAGATCTGGAGGTCACTCCTGGAGTGAGAGAATGCTGGACAGAATCAGGAAAGGGCTCTTTTCAGGGTCTCAGAGGCCTGCAGAGCCTTTGGGTATGTGTGCTGTGGGCCCACCATCTCTCATTGACGGGGATTTCTCAGAGACAAGGGGCAGCCCCAGTCTCTTCTACTGCCAGGGGACCTGGGGGGCAAAGAAACTCTTGGAGTAGGTGAGAAAATAGAATTTGCCAGGTGTAGCTCTTGGTTGGGACCCCAGAGTGTGTGAACCCACCCTGTAGTGACACTGGCTTCCCCATGGACACAAACACACTGGACAGATATTTGGGTGGGAAGCCAGAACAGGTTTTATTGTTAGGTATAAATCATATTTACGAGGAAGCAGTGGGGTGCAGTGGGAGCAGGGTCAGGTCCAGAGGGTCCTGGGTGACCTTTCCTCAGAGGGACAGTCCTGCTGCCTCCTCTCACTCTTTCTGGGagactctccctcctctgcctttctgGGCCTGGCCTGGTATGGGCAACTCAGCCATGCAGGGTAGGGCTGGGAATACAGAAGGGATGGTTGAAGCGGGAGAAGGGGTGAGGCAAGGCCAGCATGAGGTGGTTGCTCTGGGGCCCCTGAGTCCACCCTTTCTCCTAGCCCACTTCTTGCTCCTTGGATCGGGGCTCCAAGCCCTGGTCTGGCTGGTGGGGACCTCCTGGGCTTCAGGCTGGTCACTGTGCTACAGACCCTTTTGGGGCCTGTGGCTGTTCAGTCCTGGGAGGGCAGAAGAGGGGAGGGACTTGAGGGGCTGATGGAGGCTCCCCTtcacttcccttcccccacctcccctgtccCTTTAGCTTCCTCACCTCTTACAGCCTTTGGAGCCCTTTCCCTTCTTGCCAGACTTGGGAGCCCCTCTGTCCTTCTTACAGCCCTGGACTGGTTTCTGTGGAGCTGGTGGCTGGTCCAGACGCTGCATCAGCTGCTGCACCCAGGTCTCTTTAGGGTCTGCACACAGCTCTGGTTGAGAGCGCTTCCGAGGTGAGAACCTGGGGGTTGGGCATTAGCAAGCCTGTCCTAGTCTTGCCCACCACGCCCTCCCCACTCAGCTGCACCCACCTTGCACTCACAGGATAGCCGGGATGGGGCAGCCCAAGCTTGGCTCCTGCTTCCGGTAGCTTCGGACAACCCGGGCGGGAATCTTCCTTAGGCTGTACTTGAGGCAGCAGTCCTGTGCCCCTCCATCACTGCCTGCAGGGTGGGGTTTACAGGGAGCCAGGGCTTCTTGTAGGCTTCCACCCAGGCCTCCCCTTGTCCCCATCCTAGGCAACTCCCTCCTTGGTACCTTGGGTCCAGGGGATGCAGAAGGCCAGGACCAGGACAAGGAGGCTCAGAGGCAGTGACTGAGCCATGGCGGTGGTAGAGGGTGAGTGTGAGGCCAGAGCGGTGGGAGAGGTGGACAGCTGCAAGCTGGGGGTCCGTGTGTCGGCTGGGATTGGTCTGTTGCCTATTTATGCAGGCAGACACTTTCACTTCCTCCACCCCAGTCACTCCGTCCAGGCAAGAATAGGgatctccctccttttccttcctgcaaGGCAGATCCTGTCCTGGCACCCAGCCTCACTAGTATAcggaaacaaagacttcacacaGCTCAGCAGGGTCCCAAACTGCCGGAGTCTTTCTCCTCAATATCAGTTGATCTGTCAGGCCCTCTTTCCACCTTTGG encodes the following:
- the CCL21 gene encoding C-C motif chemokine 21, with the protein product MAQSLPLSLLVLVLAFCIPWTQGSDGGAQDCCLKYSLRKIPARVVRSYRKQEPSLGCPIPAILFSPRKRSQPELCADPKETWVQQLMQRLDQPPAPQKPVQGCKKDRGAPKSGKKGKGSKGCKRTEQPQAPKGSVAQ